A part of Halobacillus shinanisalinarum genomic DNA contains:
- a CDS encoding alpha/beta hydrolase: MMNGAEPIFIEGNEVGILVSHGFTGTTQSMKPLIDAYSETGYTVACPRLEGHGTTPEDMEDSNKDDWIQSVETAYQWLEERCSILFVVGLSMGGTLALYLAERYKQISGVISINGAVDIPAMENVMESAEERFVAAIGSDIKKENVEELAYDRTPVNAIRSLMALMKEVHEGLANIHCPALFFVSDEDHVVPPDNSETIFDSVFSEHKELVRLENSHHVATLDNDQDLIIERSLEFFQTYAKTL, from the coding sequence ATGATGAATGGTGCTGAGCCTATTTTTATTGAAGGAAACGAAGTAGGCATTCTTGTAAGCCACGGATTTACTGGAACAACTCAAAGTATGAAACCTCTCATCGACGCGTACTCAGAAACGGGCTATACAGTTGCTTGCCCGAGACTGGAAGGGCATGGAACGACACCTGAGGATATGGAGGATTCAAACAAGGATGATTGGATTCAATCGGTCGAAACTGCTTATCAATGGCTTGAGGAACGGTGTTCTATCCTATTCGTTGTAGGATTATCTATGGGTGGAACCCTAGCGTTATACCTTGCAGAACGATACAAACAGATTAGTGGGGTTATATCCATAAACGGAGCGGTTGATATTCCTGCAATGGAAAATGTGATGGAATCAGCGGAAGAGCGTTTTGTTGCAGCGATTGGTTCGGACATTAAAAAGGAAAACGTGGAGGAACTTGCTTATGATAGGACACCTGTCAATGCGATTCGCTCTCTAATGGCATTGATGAAAGAGGTTCATGAAGGTCTCGCGAATATTCATTGCCCGGCGTTATTTTTTGTTTCTGATGAAGACCATGTTGTTCCACCGGATAATTCCGAAACGATCTTTGACTCAGTCTTCTCTGAGCACAAAGAACTTGTCCGTTTAGAAAATAGTCACCATGTTGCTACGTTAGATAACGATCAAGATTTGATTATCGAGCGAAGTCTTGAGTTTTTTCAAACGTATGCTAAAACCTTATAA